One genomic segment of Culturomica massiliensis includes these proteins:
- a CDS encoding beta-N-acetylhexosaminidase, whose product MKTINLLFLFVLYSIGLISCQESDSGQTIGIIPQPTNLQTAQGHFTLTSKTPLNIVKGADDLGPACKFFSELVARSLGSPLLTEQGETKTGAINIYIDTTLAKEAYTLHVTGKAIDIKAGSSSAVFYAFQSLRQMMPVSIEKGEKQPAIEIPDVTIQDQPRFAYRGLMLDVCRHLFSLDEIKTYIDMLAMHKMNRFHWHLTDDQGWRIEIKKYPELTKIGSMRKETVIGRNSGKYDGQAYGGFYTQEDIKEIVQYAADRYITVIPEIELPGHASAALASYPELGCTGGPYKVVGEWGVFDDVFCAGNDKTFEFFQNVFDEIIPLFPSEYIHVGGDECPKTAWKKCPKCQKRIKKEGLKNEHELQSYFIHRIENYLNSKGKKIIGWDEILEGGISQTATIMSWRGTKGGIEAAQKGNQVIMTPNTYAYLDYYQSLDTKNEPFAIGGYVPVEKVYSLEPTEGLTPEEGNMIIGVQGNLWTEYIPNFSQVQYMVLPRMAAIAEIGWTPAKLKNYENFVGRTIALMERYDALGYNYAKHIMSVSGKTSFDEEKSCIRLTLAPNYQQAAIHYTVDGSTPTLQSPVYKEPLDITSDCDIRAQLFRNGKAIGKEFNQSFKISQAVKKKARLQNKISEVYAAQGSRTLTDGIRGTVDFRDGNWVGTCNDDMILVVDFEQPTTYSKVNVGCLNKAGDWICLPVAIRVYASENENDYTQVAEIKDIANREEFKEEGIHNITLNIENGKSRFVKVVVERQKFLPEDHPGAGNAAYVFLDEIEID is encoded by the coding sequence ATGAAGACAATCAATTTACTATTCTTATTCGTACTTTACAGTATAGGCCTGATTTCTTGCCAGGAATCCGACTCCGGGCAAACAATCGGTATTATCCCTCAACCCACAAATTTACAAACGGCACAAGGACATTTTACCTTAACTTCCAAAACCCCTCTCAATATCGTAAAAGGAGCCGATGACCTCGGACCGGCCTGCAAATTTTTCAGTGAACTCGTTGCCCGTTCTTTAGGTAGTCCGTTGCTTACCGAACAGGGAGAAACGAAAACAGGTGCGATCAACATATACATCGATACGACATTAGCAAAAGAAGCATATACACTGCATGTCACCGGTAAAGCGATCGACATAAAAGCCGGTAGTTCATCTGCCGTATTTTATGCTTTCCAGAGCTTGCGCCAGATGATGCCGGTTTCAATAGAAAAAGGTGAAAAACAACCGGCCATTGAAATTCCGGATGTAACGATACAGGATCAGCCCCGTTTTGCTTACCGGGGACTTATGCTGGATGTATGCCGCCACCTATTTTCTCTGGATGAGATCAAGACATATATCGACATGCTGGCCATGCACAAAATGAATCGTTTTCACTGGCACCTGACGGACGACCAAGGCTGGAGAATCGAGATCAAAAAATATCCGGAACTCACCAAAATCGGAAGTATGCGTAAAGAAACCGTCATCGGACGCAACAGCGGCAAATACGACGGACAAGCATACGGTGGTTTCTACACCCAGGAAGATATAAAAGAAATCGTACAATATGCTGCCGACCGTTATATCACGGTTATCCCGGAAATAGAACTTCCCGGTCATGCATCTGCAGCTTTAGCTTCTTATCCGGAACTGGGATGTACCGGCGGACCGTACAAAGTAGTCGGGGAATGGGGCGTTTTCGACGATGTATTCTGTGCCGGTAATGACAAAACCTTTGAGTTTTTCCAAAATGTCTTTGATGAGATTATTCCATTATTCCCCTCGGAATACATTCATGTCGGCGGCGACGAATGCCCGAAAACGGCTTGGAAAAAGTGCCCGAAATGTCAAAAACGAATCAAAAAAGAAGGTCTCAAAAACGAGCACGAATTACAAAGCTATTTCATTCACCGGATCGAAAACTACCTGAATTCAAAAGGGAAAAAAATAATCGGTTGGGATGAAATCTTAGAAGGCGGCATATCCCAAACTGCTACGATCATGTCCTGGAGAGGAACGAAAGGCGGCATCGAAGCTGCACAGAAAGGCAACCAAGTCATCATGACACCCAACACCTATGCTTATCTGGACTACTACCAATCTCTGGATACCAAAAACGAACCTTTTGCAATCGGCGGATATGTCCCCGTTGAAAAGGTATATAGCCTGGAACCGACCGAAGGACTGACACCGGAAGAGGGCAATATGATTATCGGCGTACAAGGTAATCTATGGACGGAATATATCCCGAATTTCTCACAAGTACAATACATGGTGTTACCCCGTATGGCTGCCATTGCTGAAATCGGCTGGACCCCGGCAAAGCTTAAAAACTACGAAAACTTTGTCGGACGGACAATCGCCCTGATGGAACGTTATGACGCTTTGGGCTACAACTACGCCAAACACATTATGTCTGTGAGCGGCAAAACAAGTTTCGATGAAGAAAAAAGTTGTATCCGCCTTACGTTGGCTCCCAATTATCAACAAGCAGCCATCCATTATACTGTAGATGGCAGCACACCGACATTGCAGTCGCCGGTGTATAAAGAACCGCTTGACATTACCTCCGATTGCGATATCCGGGCCCAACTTTTCCGGAACGGTAAAGCAATAGGCAAAGAATTCAACCAATCGTTCAAAATCAGTCAGGCCGTAAAGAAAAAGGCCCGGTTACAGAATAAAATATCCGAAGTATACGCAGCCCAGGGTTCCCGTACCCTCACAGACGGCATACGTGGAACGGTAGATTTTCGCGACGGCAATTGGGTTGGCACCTGTAACGATGATATGATTCTGGTGGTTGATTTCGAACAACCGACAACTTACTCGAAAGTCAATGTCGGTTGCCTGAATAAAGCCGGAGACTGGATCTGTTTGCCTGTAGCTATCAGAGTATATGCTTCCGAAAACGAAAATGATTATACCCAGGTAGCCGAAATAAAAGATATAGCTAACCGCGAAGAATTCAAAGAAGAAGGCATTCACAATATTACTTTAAATATCGAAAACGGGAAATCCCGTTTCGTAAAAGTAGTTGTCGAACGTCAGAAATTCTTACCGGAAGACCATCCGGGAGCCGGAAACGCAGCATATGTATTCCTTGATGAAATAGAGATCGACTGA
- a CDS encoding Rpn family recombination-promoting nuclease/putative transposase: MALPHYVRFDWAMKRLLRHKSNFVVLEGFLSSLLGEKITICNILESEGNKEDITDKFNRVDLLAEDSKGELIIVEVQNNREIDYFLRMLYGVSKAVTEYISEGDLYEKIRKVYSVNIVYFDLGQGTDYVYHGRTEFRGIHNNDVLKLSKQQTEKFICQEAGDLFPEYYVLRVNEFDKKAITPLDEWISFLKTGEIGDNAKAPGLAEARERLKFSSLGKTDRAAYLRNIENLRVQRSVMDTAIREGKAEGKAEGRAEGRAEGKAEGRAEGLAEGLAEGRIEGRMEGLAEGEKKKQQDIARNMKALGLDPEVIAKATGLTSEEISYL, encoded by the coding sequence ATGGCACTACCTCATTATGTACGATTCGACTGGGCTATGAAACGGTTGCTTCGCCATAAAAGTAATTTTGTGGTGTTGGAGGGTTTTTTGAGTAGTCTGTTGGGTGAAAAGATAACAATTTGCAATATTCTCGAAAGCGAAGGTAATAAAGAGGACATTACCGATAAATTCAATCGTGTGGATTTGCTCGCTGAAGATAGCAAAGGGGAATTGATCATTGTAGAAGTACAGAATAACCGTGAAATCGATTATTTCCTGCGTATGCTTTACGGTGTGTCTAAAGCCGTGACGGAGTATATTTCTGAAGGTGACCTGTATGAGAAAATCCGTAAGGTGTACTCTGTAAATATCGTTTATTTCGATCTTGGACAGGGTACGGATTATGTTTATCATGGCCGGACGGAGTTTCGGGGCATTCATAACAATGATGTTCTGAAATTATCGAAACAGCAGACAGAGAAATTTATTTGTCAGGAAGCAGGGGATCTTTTCCCTGAATATTATGTACTGCGGGTAAATGAATTTGACAAAAAAGCTATCACTCCGCTCGATGAGTGGATATCTTTTCTCAAAACCGGTGAAATCGGCGATAATGCGAAGGCTCCCGGCCTGGCCGAAGCACGGGAGCGTTTGAAATTTTCGTCTCTCGGCAAAACCGACCGTGCTGCCTATCTTCGTAATATCGAAAATTTGCGGGTACAGCGAAGTGTTATGGATACAGCTATCCGGGAGGGCAAAGCAGAGGGCAAAGCGGAAGGCAGAGCAGAAGGCAGGGCAGAAGGTAAAGCAGAGGGAAGAGCGGAAGGATTGGCGGAGGGACTGGCAGAGGGAAGGATAGAAGGGCGTATGGAAGGGCTTGCTGAAGGTGAAAAGAAAAAACAGCAGGACATTGCCCGGAATATGAAAGCACTCGGTCTTGACCCGGAAGTGATTGCCAAAGCCACAGGGCTTACTTCAGAAGAAATCAGTTACTTGTAA
- a CDS encoding Calx-beta domain-containing protein produces MKSNKIFFLALGVCLILGLLGEVKAQFMPTVYDHVYGKDVRFTRLCADFPNGDVVTIGENGGRVMVSWFDRQGECLLSRTFNPDEFTGILNVLPLKDGKVLLTGVRSSSDRTGDAPGGQMLVLSRQGQISHDISFGRPGTRVTGGRMLASGGFVICGDTPVDDGGRSGFVCKVSADNRLVYTYIATAGETCTGIDVLGGHTEYLHAAFSAGEKEGASVVRLDENGKPFFITQLPDRTFHIEKMISTNEGKIYIVGEGEKTGGAVIKIREEGDIVFQKQIIPVTSATKLDQLIVCPTGEVLVGGNDLNNSYYALLRSDGTELTSSIDKGVIAGMTHNPLNGDCVVSLYEPITEKGKIVKLSRQGRHLYEKATATDYTELRINSSGDLLMASAMSGRLSMLSGLGELQFDRYVTEGAPAHFLSVSLPANGEAVFLGEGARIAKLAHGVFLSDIQIMKPIAGTTTAVFTVSLSGYSYSEEGAPLPVTVNYKTRPITASEGVNFDPVAGTLSFIPATDGSDRYVSKFTVEVPVNANDLLEGDRVFALDLSDVKNSYMIRNSSKATIIDQPALVQLIGTKPGLEGESDIIYELGIFKTNGKALTNSTKSNIIVDGVYGKSTADGLDFEIGRLPRLIIEPGKHSGTFNVVTREDTRYESVKNVVIDFNKIYAMSDVDLSFGSTQLSCAGLLYDQPAMVAIEALGDYGRKNNVISGFCKISLLRAKDGALQTNNSGGDVVLTVAVDSSSTAVLGKDFVLTNIYDLRILPDGNSSAVNLSGVVLYSLETDPRSVMVNLEGVQGVKDAGKITVSPDKSKARFMIKGNN; encoded by the coding sequence ATGAAATCAAACAAAATTTTCTTTTTGGCTCTGGGAGTTTGCCTGATACTGGGATTGCTCGGAGAAGTGAAAGCCCAGTTTATGCCCACGGTTTATGACCATGTTTATGGTAAAGACGTCCGTTTTACCCGTTTGTGTGCGGATTTTCCCAATGGGGATGTGGTGACGATAGGTGAAAACGGAGGCCGTGTCATGGTGTCATGGTTCGACCGTCAGGGCGAATGCCTTTTGTCGCGCACGTTTAATCCGGATGAATTTACCGGCATCCTGAATGTGCTCCCTTTGAAGGACGGTAAAGTTTTGCTGACAGGGGTACGTTCGTCTTCTGACCGTACCGGCGACGCTCCGGGCGGTCAGATGCTGGTACTTTCCCGTCAGGGGCAAATTTCCCACGACATCAGTTTCGGACGTCCCGGTACGCGGGTAACAGGCGGTCGTATGCTGGCATCCGGCGGGTTTGTCATTTGCGGCGATACCCCGGTAGACGACGGTGGGCGCTCGGGGTTTGTGTGTAAGGTGTCGGCCGATAACCGGTTGGTATATACGTACATCGCGACGGCAGGTGAAACCTGTACCGGTATCGATGTGCTGGGAGGACATACGGAATACCTGCATGCGGCTTTTTCGGCCGGAGAAAAAGAGGGAGCTTCCGTCGTGCGCCTGGATGAAAACGGCAAACCTTTTTTTATTACCCAGTTGCCTGACCGGACCTTTCATATCGAGAAGATGATATCGACCAACGAAGGTAAAATCTATATCGTCGGAGAAGGGGAGAAAACGGGAGGTGCAGTGATTAAAATCCGTGAAGAAGGGGATATCGTTTTTCAGAAACAGATTATCCCGGTGACTTCCGCCACAAAGCTTGATCAATTGATCGTTTGTCCTACGGGCGAAGTCCTTGTGGGGGGAAATGACCTGAACAATTCTTATTATGCCCTGCTGCGTTCCGACGGTACGGAACTGACGTCGAGCATCGATAAGGGCGTTATCGCCGGAATGACCCACAATCCGTTGAACGGCGATTGTGTGGTAAGCCTTTACGAGCCTATTACCGAAAAGGGCAAGATTGTAAAGCTTTCCCGCCAGGGACGCCATCTGTATGAAAAAGCAACGGCAACGGATTATACGGAGTTGCGTATTAACAGCAGCGGCGACTTGCTGATGGCGAGTGCCATGAGCGGCCGGTTGAGCATGCTTTCGGGCCTGGGCGAGTTGCAGTTCGACCGTTATGTAACAGAGGGTGCGCCGGCTCATTTCCTGTCCGTGTCCCTTCCGGCAAACGGAGAGGCTGTATTTCTGGGTGAGGGAGCGCGTATTGCCAAACTGGCACACGGGGTATTCCTGAGCGATATTCAGATTATGAAGCCGATAGCGGGAACGACGACAGCCGTATTTACAGTGTCTTTGTCGGGTTATTCCTATTCGGAAGAGGGAGCCCCGCTTCCTGTAACGGTAAATTACAAAACCCGTCCGATTACAGCCTCCGAAGGAGTGAACTTCGATCCGGTAGCGGGTACGCTCTCTTTTATCCCGGCGACGGACGGCAGCGACCGTTACGTAAGTAAATTCACCGTAGAGGTGCCTGTAAATGCCAATGATCTGTTGGAAGGCGACCGGGTATTTGCCCTGGACCTTTCCGATGTGAAAAACAGTTATATGATCCGCAACAGCAGTAAGGCAACCATCATCGATCAGCCTGCGCTGGTACAGTTGATCGGGACCAAGCCCGGTCTGGAAGGTGAAAGCGATATTATTTACGAGCTCGGTATCTTCAAAACAAACGGAAAAGCCCTGACGAATTCAACGAAATCGAATATTATTGTCGACGGTGTGTACGGTAAGAGCACGGCTGACGGGCTGGATTTTGAAATCGGCCGTTTACCGCGTCTGATTATTGAGCCGGGTAAACACAGCGGTACGTTCAATGTTGTGACACGTGAAGATACCCGTTATGAATCGGTGAAAAATGTGGTGATCGATTTCAATAAGATTTATGCAATGAGTGATGTGGATCTTTCTTTCGGGTCTACCCAGTTGAGTTGTGCCGGACTTTTGTATGATCAGCCTGCGATGGTGGCTATCGAGGCACTCGGCGATTACGGCCGCAAAAACAATGTGATCTCCGGTTTCTGTAAGATTTCCCTGTTGCGGGCCAAAGACGGCGCCTTACAGACGAATAACAGCGGTGGTGATGTGGTGCTTACGGTAGCTGTAGACAGCAGCAGTACGGCGGTTCTGGGCAAGGATTTTGTTCTGACGAATATATACGATTTGCGAATCCTGCCTGATGGAAACAGCAGTGCTGTGAATTTGAGCGGTGTTGTATTGTATTCCCTGGAAACGGACCCCCGTAGTGTCATGGTGAATCTGGAGGGTGTACAGGGCGTGAAGGATGCAGGCAAGATTACGGTCAGTCCGGACAAATCGAAAGCCAGATTTATGATCAAAGGTAATAATTGA
- a CDS encoding OmpA family protein, giving the protein MIRNLRILVIFWSLTLLFLLAPGNVRAESWLRAFLWFRSTESSADLAFIKGKYDKAMRSYEQVYNRLDEQDERKNVLALKIARFYMLLQQNERAVDYFDRVFYAADTLMGVGDVCYYIDALRGRDENQRAEVIARHFAFMQPFSRNQRYLNTLFSLANQQHYYRRGDAEYEVRLFEGCGPEAEYWMGEWNGKPFYAVSHGMIQDPQKIYYHRTQFYSMRSQRPEIFRDIPRELQSGPVAFSDDGKIMVATKIIYRNKGRILKPGVDKSVFINQLYYSVFDTLRGGWSDFIPLFNYQEGVSYAHPVFFNAGKSLMFSSDRPGGYGGMDLYMCHWDEERQQWGEPVNMGPEINTEGDEVYPRIVGDALFFSSNGWEGFGGYDIYRVSFGHNIVMSGTLYHYPWPVNTVFNDFGMFFDGETGYFVSDRRGAAGKDDIYTFNAASTPLSSKAAVGVSDEYSAMVGNLNLVKGLLKTHTSSIEKEVKETPVYMLPESGQLLTSIYFEFDSYRILPQAKERLFQILAMRGFDDITEISVIGYADELGTPEYNLRLSEQRANAVVQFFKAERARPRFFPEGRGQLHIPLEDYVSPAGYLSLDNKEVQPPRKPLTRKERIVAYQKARRVDIIVKKKQ; this is encoded by the coding sequence ATGATAAGAAATTTACGAATACTAGTGATCTTTTGGTCGTTGACCCTTCTTTTTCTTCTGGCTCCGGGGAATGTCCGGGCCGAAAGCTGGCTGCGTGCTTTCCTCTGGTTTCGTTCCACAGAAAGCTCTGCCGACCTGGCCTTTATCAAAGGCAAATACGACAAAGCCATGCGTTCTTACGAGCAGGTTTATAACCGGCTGGACGAACAGGACGAGCGTAAAAATGTATTGGCCTTGAAAATCGCCCGTTTTTATATGCTTTTACAGCAGAATGAAAGGGCGGTGGATTATTTCGACCGTGTTTTTTATGCCGCCGATACGCTGATGGGTGTCGGTGATGTGTGCTATTATATCGATGCCCTGCGCGGACGGGATGAAAATCAGCGTGCGGAGGTTATCGCGCGTCATTTTGCTTTTATGCAGCCTTTCAGCCGCAACCAGCGTTATCTGAACACTCTTTTTTCGCTGGCTAACCAGCAGCATTATTACCGGCGGGGAGATGCGGAATATGAGGTACGGCTGTTCGAAGGGTGTGGCCCGGAGGCGGAATACTGGATGGGCGAATGGAACGGTAAACCTTTTTATGCCGTTAGTCACGGAATGATTCAGGACCCTCAGAAAATTTATTATCACCGTACCCAGTTTTACTCGATGCGCAGCCAGCGACCCGAAATATTCCGGGATATCCCGCGTGAATTGCAAAGCGGTCCGGTGGCTTTTTCAGATGACGGCAAGATCATGGTGGCTACGAAGATCATTTACCGGAATAAGGGGCGTATCCTGAAACCCGGAGTGGATAAAAGCGTATTTATCAATCAGTTGTATTATTCGGTTTTCGATACCCTGCGTGGCGGCTGGAGTGATTTCATTCCCCTTTTCAACTACCAGGAAGGTGTTTCCTATGCGCATCCGGTGTTTTTCAATGCCGGCAAATCACTTATGTTTTCTTCCGACCGTCCCGGAGGTTACGGAGGTATGGACCTTTATATGTGTCACTGGGACGAAGAGAGACAGCAATGGGGAGAACCTGTGAATATGGGGCCTGAAATCAATACGGAGGGGGATGAAGTTTATCCGCGTATCGTCGGTGATGCACTTTTTTTCAGTTCGAACGGCTGGGAAGGTTTCGGTGGCTATGATATCTATCGTGTGAGTTTCGGTCACAATATTGTGATGTCCGGGACGCTTTATCATTATCCCTGGCCTGTGAATACGGTATTCAATGATTTCGGGATGTTTTTCGACGGAGAAACGGGTTACTTCGTTTCTGACCGCCGTGGCGCTGCTGGTAAAGACGATATCTATACATTCAATGCAGCTTCGACGCCGTTGAGCAGCAAAGCGGCCGTGGGCGTTTCCGACGAATATTCGGCCATGGTGGGTAACCTGAACCTTGTCAAAGGGTTGCTTAAGACACACACCTCTTCCATCGAAAAGGAGGTGAAAGAGACTCCGGTTTATATGTTGCCCGAATCCGGCCAGTTGCTGACGAGTATTTATTTCGAATTCGACAGCTACCGGATTCTTCCCCAGGCCAAAGAGCGCCTTTTCCAGATACTGGCGATGCGCGGTTTCGACGATATCACGGAGATTTCTGTGATCGGTTATGCCGACGAACTCGGTACACCCGAATACAATCTGCGTCTTTCCGAGCAACGGGCGAATGCCGTTGTACAGTTTTTTAAGGCAGAACGGGCACGGCCCCGTTTTTTCCCGGAAGGTCGCGGACAGTTGCATATTCCCCTGGAGGATTACGTTTCTCCGGCCGGTTACCTTTCACTGGATAATAAGGAAGTGCAACCTCCGCGCAAGCCTTTGACACGCAAAGAGCGTATCGTGGCTTACCAGAAAGCGCGTCGTGTGGATATTATCGTAAAGAAAAAACAATAA
- a CDS encoding bactofilin family protein: MLNFSKTKEEQEGISMPVSPTLIGASVHCEGHLSGNTDVVIDGKFSGTIQIDGRLIIRPGGCICSEGVECRTADISGLAEGPFTIRETLHIREKGALAGDVSVAGIRIEEGGMFNGSCKTLSSGNQLCAVSLRPVAPESLAEKPPVVAKPEKKKEKR, from the coding sequence ATGTTGAATTTCAGTAAGACCAAAGAGGAGCAGGAAGGAATCTCCATGCCTGTAAGTCCGACGCTGATCGGAGCTTCTGTGCATTGTGAGGGGCATCTGTCCGGTAATACGGACGTGGTTATCGACGGGAAGTTTTCGGGAACGATCCAGATTGACGGGCGTCTGATCATACGCCCCGGAGGATGTATCTGTTCCGAAGGCGTCGAATGCCGTACAGCGGATATATCCGGTTTGGCGGAAGGCCCTTTTACGATAAGAGAGACGTTGCATATCCGTGAAAAAGGAGCCCTTGCGGGGGATGTTTCCGTGGCCGGGATCAGAATCGAGGAAGGCGGTATGTTCAATGGTAGTTGTAAAACTTTGAGTTCCGGGAATCAGCTTTGTGCGGTATCTCTCCGGCCTGTTGCTCCGGAATCTCTGGCTGAAAAGCCCCCGGTTGTGGCTAAACCGGAAAAAAAGAAAGAGAAACGATAA
- a CDS encoding DUF5106 domain-containing protein, with amino-acid sequence MRNDLICMFMVVICVVFACGRVTDKGGSEKTHFELPVIPAMLGSEEEKTVYLAEHYWDHFDFSDTVLLRNEEVTEQAFADFLSVLNQVPGQVAGKSAGSLLGKAWQADQSAKVGGKDTVTWALYKENFRFDYFTEQFSHYLYDPNSPYRNDALYGVVLQQLLSMPEVPELLKERSRYVYDKLLKNRVGDSATDFYYTAVSGKKKSLYGVEAAYIVLFFYDPDCPACRATQVQLAASEVAGRMIRKGRLVLLALCVGADVSHWRENLTGMPSVWLHGCDSGQEIKKRELYDLRAMPSLYLLDRDKKVMLKDAVFPQLEDRLLQLR; translated from the coding sequence ATGAGAAACGATCTTATATGCATGTTCATGGTTGTTATTTGTGTTGTGTTTGCTTGCGGCAGAGTTACGGACAAGGGGGGATCTGAAAAAACGCATTTCGAATTACCGGTTATTCCTGCCATGCTTGGTTCGGAGGAAGAGAAGACGGTTTATTTGGCGGAACATTATTGGGATCATTTCGACTTTTCCGATACGGTTTTGCTCCGGAATGAGGAGGTGACGGAACAGGCTTTTGCGGATTTCTTGTCGGTGTTGAATCAGGTGCCGGGACAGGTGGCCGGCAAGAGTGCCGGTAGTTTGTTGGGAAAAGCCTGGCAAGCGGACCAGTCGGCAAAGGTCGGGGGGAAAGATACTGTAACCTGGGCTCTTTATAAGGAAAATTTCCGCTTCGATTATTTCACGGAACAATTTTCGCATTACCTCTATGATCCGAATTCCCCTTATCGTAATGATGCGCTTTACGGGGTGGTTTTGCAACAGTTATTGTCCATGCCGGAAGTACCTGAATTGTTAAAGGAGCGTTCCCGTTACGTGTATGATAAGTTGTTGAAGAACAGGGTAGGTGATAGCGCAACGGATTTTTATTATACAGCGGTTTCCGGGAAGAAGAAATCGCTGTACGGGGTGGAAGCTGCGTATATCGTGTTGTTTTTTTACGATCCGGACTGTCCGGCTTGCCGGGCGACACAGGTTCAGCTTGCAGCTTCGGAGGTGGCAGGGAGGATGATCCGAAAAGGGCGTCTGGTTTTACTGGCGCTGTGTGTCGGGGCGGATGTTTCGCATTGGCGGGAGAATCTGACGGGAATGCCTTCGGTTTGGTTGCATGGCTGTGATTCGGGGCAGGAGATAAAAAAACGTGAACTTTACGATTTGCGGGCGATGCCTTCGTTGTATCTCCTTGACCGGGACAAGAAAGTGATGTTGAAGGATGCCGTATTTCCGCAATTGGAAGACCGGTTGTTGCAGTTAAGGTAA
- a CDS encoding DUF3575 domain-containing protein, producing MKKVLCVCAAGLMCFFGSREVSGQAVKTNAPLLLAGTPNIGYEQTVSRQISLNADILWAPYMFKKNETVFRALIGSLDVRYYFNPKYYYTNDQYDGFYLGPYIEGGNFNIGLDRGEGRNSKRYKGWGISTGVSFGYKFYLSKRFRLDLNVGVGYAHLQYDTYKLGGEWANVPLSLKDTRAWVGPTKFGVHLVYNLFR from the coding sequence ATGAAAAAAGTATTGTGTGTGTGTGCCGCCGGATTGATGTGTTTTTTCGGATCCCGTGAAGTCAGCGGTCAGGCTGTCAAAACGAATGCGCCCCTGCTTCTGGCAGGCACGCCTAACATCGGCTATGAACAAACGGTCAGCCGTCAGATTTCTTTGAATGCCGATATACTCTGGGCTCCTTATATGTTTAAGAAAAACGAGACGGTTTTTCGGGCACTGATCGGAAGCCTGGATGTACGTTACTATTTTAACCCTAAATACTACTATACCAACGACCAGTATGACGGTTTTTACCTGGGTCCCTATATTGAAGGCGGAAACTTCAATATAGGCCTGGACCGTGGGGAAGGCCGGAATAGTAAACGCTATAAGGGCTGGGGCATTTCTACGGGAGTGTCCTTCGGCTATAAATTTTACCTGTCAAAGCGTTTTCGCCTGGATCTGAATGTGGGAGTGGGATATGCCCATTTACAGTACGACACCTATAAGCTGGGCGGTGAATGGGCAAATGTCCCGCTTTCCCTGAAAGATACCAGGGCTTGGGTAGGTCCGACCAAATTCGGGGTGCATCTGGTGTATAATCTGTTCCGTTAA